The Flavobacteriales bacterium genome includes a window with the following:
- a CDS encoding exodeoxyribonuclease III, which translates to MGRFKISSYNLNGIRAAVKKGLIDWLDEDQPNVFCIQETKAQDEQIPKEDLEKLGYHVYSHSAQKKGYSGVAICSKEIPKHVEYGSGIPEIDFEGRIIRADYEHFSVMSVYIPSGSSGAERQTFKMRFLDLFLQYIQELLKDVPNLLIGGDFNICHTEIDIHNPKTNKKTSGFLPEEREWVSTFMEKTKMIDSFRYLNPDTLDAYSWWTYRMAARSRNKGWRIDYWMVANTLVNHLKEAKIRTEVVHSDHCPVEIELEF; encoded by the coding sequence ATGGGAAGATTTAAAATAAGCTCCTACAATCTCAACGGAATTCGAGCTGCCGTAAAAAAAGGTCTTATTGATTGGCTTGATGAAGACCAACCAAATGTTTTTTGTATTCAAGAAACTAAAGCACAAGATGAACAAATACCAAAAGAAGATCTTGAAAAACTAGGATATCATGTGTACAGTCATTCCGCTCAAAAGAAAGGCTATAGTGGTGTGGCAATCTGCTCTAAAGAAATCCCAAAACATGTGGAATATGGAAGCGGGATTCCAGAAATAGATTTTGAAGGAAGAATTATTCGTGCAGATTATGAGCATTTTTCAGTAATGAGCGTTTATATTCCCTCTGGGAGTAGTGGAGCAGAAAGGCAGACCTTTAAAATGAGATTCTTGGATCTTTTCCTACAATATATTCAAGAACTTTTAAAAGATGTTCCAAATTTATTAATAGGTGGAGATTTTAATATCTGTCATACCGAAATAGATATTCATAACCCAAAAACCAATAAAAAGACTTCAGGTTTTCTTCCTGAAGAACGGGAGTGGGTGAGCACTTTTATGGAGAAAACTAAAATGATCGATAGTTTCCGATATCTAAATCCTGATACCTTGGATGCTTACTCTTGGTGGACTTATAGAATGGCTGCCCGATCAAGAAACAAAGGCTGGCGAATTGATTATTGGATGGTAGCAAACACACTTGTAAATCACCTTAAAGAAGCAAAAATAAGAACAGAAGTCGTACACAGCGATCATTGCCCAGTAGAAATTGAACTAGAATTTTAA
- a CDS encoding M3 family metallopeptidase: protein MNNPLLHKTQTLHDTPAFDLIKNEHFIPAFHEAIKAAKADIKFIENNEEAPTFENTIEALEFAGMQLDRISSIFFNLNSAETNEEIQKIAQEISPLLTDFGNDINLSEKLFGRIKIVFENTNQKELCEEKKTLLNQRYKSFVRNGALLNESDKEQLRTIDKELAKTKLTFGENVLASSNAFELWIDHENDLDGLPKQAIATAKMMAEQKGKKDQWLITLDYPSYIPFMTYANNRDLRKKLALAFGQRAFGDNEFDNRKHIQKIVSLRHKRAELLGYESHAHFVLEERMAETPENVMNFLDDLKSKSMPFANKEFKELQSFAEKTDGIKDFQSWDGAYYTEKLKQEKFDFDEEALKPFLPLEQCEKGMFYLAETLFDLKFELQENITTYHQDVNAYEVFNKDGEFVSVFYTDYFPRPGKRQGAWMTSYKNQWKKNGENSRPHVSIVCNFTPPTGETPSLLTFNEFTTLFHEFGHALHGMLANTEYPSLSGTNVFWDFVELPSQMLENWCYEKEMLDKIAFHYQTKEPIPFDLVEKIKESATFMEGMKTVRQLSFGFLDMTWHFLKPENKTVEEIEKEAFSSTQLYPYNSKTLMSTAFSHIFQGGYSSGYYSYKWAEVLDADAFEFFKEKGIFNKDVSQLFKENILEKGGTEPPMTLYKRFRGQEPSSVALLKRAGLQEK from the coding sequence ATGAATAATCCATTATTACATAAAACGCAGACTCTTCATGATACCCCTGCATTTGATTTAATTAAAAATGAACATTTTATTCCTGCTTTTCATGAAGCAATAAAGGCAGCAAAAGCAGACATTAAATTCATTGAAAATAATGAGGAAGCTCCTACTTTTGAAAACACCATAGAAGCTTTAGAATTTGCAGGAATGCAATTAGACAGAATTTCGTCTATTTTCTTCAACCTAAATAGTGCCGAAACAAATGAGGAAATTCAGAAAATAGCTCAAGAAATATCTCCTCTTCTCACAGATTTTGGCAATGATATTAATTTAAGCGAAAAACTATTTGGAAGAATAAAAATAGTCTTTGAAAACACGAATCAAAAGGAACTTTGCGAAGAAAAAAAGACTTTACTAAACCAGCGTTACAAATCTTTTGTAAGAAATGGGGCATTATTGAATGAGAGCGACAAAGAACAGCTTAGAACGATAGATAAAGAACTGGCAAAAACAAAACTCACTTTTGGAGAAAATGTTTTAGCATCTAGCAATGCCTTTGAACTTTGGATAGATCATGAAAATGATCTTGATGGATTACCAAAACAAGCGATTGCCACAGCAAAAATGATGGCAGAGCAAAAAGGTAAAAAAGATCAATGGTTAATTACCTTAGATTACCCCTCGTATATTCCTTTTATGACGTATGCGAATAACAGAGATCTTAGAAAAAAACTTGCTTTAGCCTTTGGACAAAGGGCTTTTGGAGACAATGAATTTGACAACAGAAAACATATTCAAAAAATCGTTTCCCTCAGACATAAAAGAGCTGAATTACTAGGCTACGAATCTCATGCACACTTTGTTTTAGAGGAACGCATGGCTGAGACGCCAGAAAACGTAATGAATTTCTTAGATGATTTAAAATCTAAATCAATGCCATTTGCAAATAAGGAATTTAAAGAATTGCAATCTTTTGCTGAGAAAACAGATGGAATAAAAGATTTTCAGTCTTGGGATGGTGCTTATTATACTGAAAAACTCAAACAAGAAAAATTTGATTTTGATGAAGAAGCCCTAAAGCCTTTTTTACCACTCGAACAATGTGAAAAAGGAATGTTTTACTTAGCAGAAACACTTTTTGATCTAAAATTTGAACTCCAAGAAAATATAACTACTTATCATCAAGACGTGAATGCTTATGAGGTTTTTAACAAAGATGGGGAATTCGTTTCTGTGTTTTACACAGATTATTTCCCAAGACCTGGAAAAAGACAAGGAGCATGGATGACTTCATATAAAAATCAATGGAAAAAGAACGGTGAGAACTCAAGACCTCACGTGTCTATTGTGTGTAATTTCACCCCGCCTACTGGTGAAACACCTTCTTTATTAACCTTCAATGAGTTTACAACACTCTTTCACGAATTTGGACATGCCCTCCATGGGATGCTTGCTAATACTGAGTACCCAAGTTTATCTGGAACCAATGTATTTTGGGATTTTGTAGAACTTCCCTCTCAAATGCTAGAAAACTGGTGTTATGAAAAGGAAATGCTCGATAAAATAGCTTTTCATTATCAAACAAAAGAACCAATTCCTTTTGATCTAGTAGAAAAAATTAAAGAATCTGCTACCTTTATGGAAGGAATGAAAACTGTTAGGCAATTAAGTTTCGGATTCTTAGATATGACTTGGCATTTCTTAAAACCTGAAAATAAAACGGTTGAGGAAATAGAAAAAGAAGCTTTCTCTTCTACACAGTTGTATCCTTATAATTCTAAAACACTAATGAGCACTGCTTTTTCACATATTTTCCAAGGAGGGTATTCATCTGGATATTATTCCTATAAATGGGCAGAAGTTTTGGATGCCGATGCTTTTGAATTTTTCAAAGAAAAAGGAATATTTAATAAAGACGTTTCTCAATTGTTTAAAGAAAATATTCTTGAAAAAGGTGGTACAGAACCTCCAATGACACTCTACAAAAGGTTTAGAGGTCAAGAACCATCTAGTGTAGCATTGCTAAAAAGAGCTGGATTACAAGAAAAATAA
- a CDS encoding ATP-binding protein, whose amino-acid sequence MKKLNELKFKYTSNSTQIIIFDKNQIIKESCHTIFPVEIGVHLSVPFPFLEPYTEELIEEGISEKLDCVTIELVGKRLHLDFTIDQQSDQYIIFLENHTITYQAREIIQQKRNEYFIYSEHLEQMQKEKDLFFQKINHEIRNPLQNSLLMLERMKEDHLVADKRLLHTLINNIESAAYIAEDILEIAKLKRGHVNIRNKTNKLVEVLSEIEEKHRYRLEINNNKIVLDLDVKYHHCYYLFDKLRINQIFDNLIINANKFTQNGTITFGVENHVDLGAFYKFSFYVKDTGVGMTQNQADQIFDDFVQVANEQAQKGFGLGLAIVKQYVKLYSGKIKAFSEKTIGTIIRFDLTFEKSSERDRLIENHQLTAEGVKILLVDDDPISLLLLKAGFVKQKSHIDTARTVGEAIDKLKINSYDFVITDYNLNEEYTAYDIKNKVGTKDSGNVMKWIILSGDSIKEEEFKERGFHAAIQKPANLNKILKVINRLQSCE is encoded by the coding sequence ATGAAGAAGTTAAATGAACTGAAGTTTAAATATACGAGTAATAGTACTCAGATTATTATTTTTGATAAAAATCAAATAATAAAAGAGTCTTGTCATACCATTTTTCCTGTAGAAATCGGTGTGCATCTTTCAGTTCCATTTCCTTTCTTAGAGCCTTACACAGAAGAATTAATTGAAGAAGGAATTTCAGAAAAACTCGATTGCGTTACCATAGAGTTAGTTGGAAAACGTTTGCATTTAGATTTTACTATTGATCAACAAAGTGATCAATACATTATTTTCTTGGAAAATCATACCATCACTTATCAGGCGAGAGAGATTATCCAACAAAAAAGAAACGAATACTTTATCTATAGTGAGCACCTTGAGCAGATGCAAAAAGAAAAGGATTTGTTTTTTCAGAAAATTAATCACGAAATAAGAAACCCTCTCCAAAATTCTCTTTTAATGCTTGAGAGAATGAAAGAGGATCATTTGGTTGCAGATAAAAGACTACTTCATACTTTGATAAACAATATTGAATCTGCGGCATATATTGCCGAAGATATTCTAGAAATTGCAAAGCTCAAACGAGGGCATGTAAATATTCGTAATAAAACGAATAAACTTGTTGAGGTTTTGAGTGAAATAGAAGAAAAGCATCGATATAGATTGGAGATCAATAATAACAAAATCGTATTAGATTTAGATGTTAAATATCATCATTGCTATTATTTGTTTGATAAATTGAGAATTAATCAAATATTTGATAATCTGATTATTAATGCAAATAAATTCACCCAAAATGGTACAATTACCTTCGGGGTTGAAAATCATGTGGATTTAGGAGCATTTTATAAATTTTCATTCTATGTAAAAGATACGGGTGTAGGAATGACTCAAAATCAAGCAGACCAAATATTCGATGATTTTGTTCAGGTGGCTAATGAGCAAGCTCAAAAAGGTTTTGGTTTAGGCTTGGCAATTGTAAAGCAGTATGTAAAGCTCTATAGTGGTAAAATAAAGGCTTTTAGTGAGAAAACCATCGGAACTATTATTCGATTTGATCTTACCTTTGAGAAAAGCTCAGAAAGAGATCGTCTTATTGAAAATCATCAATTAACTGCAGAAGGTGTTAAAATATTATTGGTGGATGATGATCCAATAAGTTTATTGCTATTGAAAGCTGGATTTGTAAAGCAAAAATCTCATATAGACACCGCTAGGACTGTAGGAGAAGCTATTGATAAATTAAAAATAAATTCCTATGATTTTGTCATTACAGATTATAATCTAAATGAAGAATATACGGCTTATGACATTAAAAATAAGGTAGGTACAAAAGATTCAGGAAATGTAATGAAATGGATTATTCTATCAGGTGATAGTATAAAAGAAGAAGAATTTAAGGAGCGAGGATTCCATGCGGCAATTCAAAAACCCGCAAACCTCAACAAAATCCTCAAAGTCATTAACCGCCTACAAAGTTGTGAATAA
- a CDS encoding GTP-binding protein: MIKKKVVILGHFGVGKTSLTNRYVHKLFSDKYLTTIGVTIYKKVVELNASDSIQMILWDIAGEQDMSLINHKYLKGAHAFVYVVDLTREETFVALEEDLIKLKTHLSDIPYVTVGNKLDLIDESLALSIKDTYQLDFLSSAKTGKNVDNFFFKISKDLHEEVK; this comes from the coding sequence ATGATAAAAAAGAAGGTCGTTATATTAGGGCATTTCGGAGTAGGAAAAACTTCTCTTACAAATCGATATGTACATAAACTTTTCTCAGATAAGTATCTGACGACTATTGGTGTAACTATATATAAAAAAGTAGTTGAACTGAATGCTAGTGACTCCATACAAATGATCCTTTGGGATATTGCTGGAGAACAAGATATGAGTCTGATTAATCATAAATACCTCAAGGGGGCGCATGCTTTTGTGTATGTTGTTGATCTTACAAGAGAAGAAACATTTGTAGCTCTAGAAGAAGATTTGATTAAATTGAAGACACACCTTTCAGATATTCCTTATGTTACCGTAGGTAATAAACTGGATTTGATTGATGAAAGCCTTGCTTTGTCTATCAAAGATACCTATCAATTAGATTTTCTTAGTAGTGCCAAAACTGGGAAAAACGTTGATAATTTTTTCTTTAAAATCTCAAAAGATTTACATGAAGAAGTTAAATGA
- a CDS encoding peptidoglycan-binding protein, protein MKKIGRILVLVALLIISYLIYQEYQRRNMSQGLLVSISDEIDQDYYNNELVLEYYHLADQLNGRIRKAWHNHLKDIRDQKENDPDFINSQVSFNNEHRIYKTIEKKLIFSKNEKLKGRTNQDIFTLENCKQYRLNSRSCKLNNWILFEYGDTDEAIKIVQKKLSNLGYTLPVDGIFLSETETTVKSYQTKYGMEPNGKIDLPIWLHLFGIESKKEKL, encoded by the coding sequence ATGAAAAAAATAGGTAGAATATTAGTGTTAGTAGCCCTACTGATTATTTCTTATTTGATTTACCAAGAATATCAACGAAGAAATATGTCACAAGGTCTCTTAGTGTCTATTTCCGATGAGATTGATCAAGATTATTATAACAATGAATTAGTCTTGGAATATTATCATTTGGCAGATCAATTAAATGGTAGAATACGCAAGGCTTGGCACAATCACTTAAAAGATATTCGAGATCAAAAGGAAAACGACCCTGACTTTATCAATTCACAAGTGTCATTTAACAATGAACATAGGATTTATAAAACAATCGAAAAGAAACTGATTTTTTCAAAAAATGAGAAGCTAAAGGGTCGAACAAATCAGGATATTTTCACGCTAGAAAATTGTAAGCAATATCGTTTGAATAGCAGAAGCTGTAAACTCAATAATTGGATTTTATTTGAATATGGAGATACAGATGAAGCAATCAAAATAGTGCAGAAAAAACTCAGCAATCTGGGATATACACTTCCAGTTGATGGGATATTTTTATCAGAAACCGAAACCACTGTTAAAAGCTATCAGACCAAATATGGAATGGAGCCCAATGGTAAAATTGATTTACCCATATGGTTGCATTTATTTGGAATTGAAAGTAAAAAAGAAAAGCTATGA
- the rfaD gene encoding ADP-glyceromanno-heptose 6-epimerase, whose translation MGEIIVTGAAGFIASALASDLSREGKSLVLVDDFSIRSKQKNFQNLKEATFVQRADFFNWLSQKDASEIELIIHLGARTDTAEQSVTLFEELNISYSQRVWNYCSDYEIPLIYASSAATYGDGKLGFEDSHELISSLKPLNPYGDSKNLFDIWALEQEKTPPFWAGLKFFNVYGPNEYHKGRMASVIFHAFNQIKETGKMKLFRSHNANFEDGQQLRDFIYVKDIVHVINFLKENGKTAYSGIYNLGTGKADSFYHLVKYTFEALDLPEVIEYIDIPEDIRENYQYFTEANMKKLVNIGYKRPFTSLEEGVKDYVKQYLNKNSYF comes from the coding sequence TTGGGTGAAATAATAGTTACAGGCGCGGCGGGGTTTATAGCTTCGGCATTGGCTAGTGATTTATCTAGAGAAGGAAAATCATTGGTTTTAGTAGATGATTTTTCAATTCGTTCTAAGCAAAAGAATTTTCAAAATTTAAAGGAAGCTACTTTTGTCCAAAGGGCTGATTTTTTCAATTGGTTGTCTCAAAAAGATGCCAGTGAAATTGAATTAATTATCCATTTAGGAGCAAGAACAGATACTGCAGAGCAATCAGTAACATTATTTGAGGAATTAAATATTTCTTATTCACAGCGTGTGTGGAATTATTGTAGCGATTATGAAATACCATTGATCTACGCATCTTCAGCAGCTACTTATGGTGATGGAAAACTCGGTTTTGAAGATTCTCATGAACTCATCTCATCATTAAAACCCTTAAATCCTTATGGAGATTCTAAAAACCTATTTGATATTTGGGCTTTAGAGCAAGAAAAAACACCTCCATTTTGGGCAGGTTTAAAGTTTTTTAATGTGTATGGACCCAATGAATATCATAAAGGTAGAATGGCTTCAGTGATATTCCATGCGTTTAATCAGATTAAAGAAACAGGAAAAATGAAGCTTTTCCGATCTCATAATGCCAATTTTGAAGATGGGCAACAATTGAGAGATTTTATTTACGTGAAAGATATCGTTCATGTAATTAATTTCTTGAAAGAAAATGGAAAAACAGCGTATTCTGGAATATATAATTTAGGAACAGGGAAAGCAGATAGCTTTTATCATTTAGTTAAATATACATTTGAGGCACTAGATTTACCCGAGGTAATAGAGTATATCGATATCCCCGAGGATATTCGTGAAAACTATCAGTACTTTACAGAAGCCAATATGAAAAAATTGGTTAATATTGGGTATAAAAGACCTTTTACCAGCCTTGAAGAAGGAGTTAAGGATTATGTGAAGCAATATTTGAATAAAAATAGTTATTTTTAA
- the radA gene encoding DNA repair protein RadA, with amino-acid sequence MAKIKEKTVFYCNNCGNEFSKWQGQCTYCKEWNTIVEHKVPKKSASSVPQWVQSTDADIQHKPKSLAEISLENELRIELADSEFNRVLGGGMVSGAMVLFGGEPGIGKSTLMLQLALFQHQIKTLYVSGEESERQIKLRADRIDHQNENCMIYTEINTHSILKEAKKHQPQLMIIDSIQTLQSPLVDSLPGTITQIKECTTELMRFAKETGTVIVLIGHLTKDGNIAGPKVLEHMVDVVLQFEGDNKYAYRILRSSKNRFGSTHELGIYEMNQQGLSPVDNPSDLLSNQLGEDLSGSAIAATVEGVRPLMIEVQALVSSAVYGTPQRSTTGFDTRRLNMLLAVLEKKCGFRLGVKDVFLNITGGIKMDDPSMDLAVVAAILSSNEDCAVDKKVAFCGEIGLNGEVRPSRKIDQRILEAQKLGFSDVFVSSYSKIDNPDQYHVKINYVSSVLELYHALF; translated from the coding sequence ATGGCTAAGATAAAGGAAAAGACAGTTTTTTACTGTAATAATTGTGGGAATGAGTTTTCTAAGTGGCAAGGACAATGCACTTATTGTAAAGAATGGAATACAATTGTGGAGCATAAAGTGCCTAAAAAATCAGCTTCTTCAGTTCCCCAGTGGGTACAATCTACAGATGCAGATATCCAACATAAACCAAAATCTTTAGCAGAAATTTCTTTAGAAAACGAACTCAGAATTGAACTTGCCGATAGTGAATTTAATAGAGTATTGGGAGGCGGTATGGTTTCGGGTGCGATGGTCTTATTTGGTGGAGAACCTGGGATCGGAAAATCTACTCTTATGTTGCAATTAGCCCTTTTTCAGCATCAAATAAAAACACTTTATGTTTCTGGTGAAGAATCTGAAAGACAGATAAAGCTTCGTGCTGATAGAATTGATCATCAGAATGAAAATTGCATGATTTATACAGAAATCAATACGCATTCGATTTTAAAAGAAGCCAAAAAGCATCAACCTCAACTGATGATTATTGACTCTATCCAGACACTACAAAGCCCCTTAGTAGATTCTCTCCCTGGAACCATCACACAAATTAAGGAGTGTACTACAGAGCTCATGCGATTTGCAAAAGAAACAGGTACTGTCATTGTTCTCATTGGTCATTTGACTAAAGATGGAAATATTGCTGGACCCAAAGTTTTAGAACACATGGTGGACGTTGTTCTTCAATTTGAAGGAGACAATAAATATGCTTATAGAATTCTCAGAAGTAGCAAAAATAGATTTGGTTCTACTCATGAATTAGGGATTTATGAAATGAATCAGCAAGGGCTTTCTCCTGTTGACAATCCTTCAGATTTACTCTCCAATCAATTGGGAGAGGATTTAAGCGGATCAGCTATTGCAGCAACAGTTGAGGGTGTCCGCCCTTTAATGATTGAAGTTCAAGCACTCGTAAGCTCTGCGGTTTACGGCACACCTCAACGTTCCACGACGGGGTTTGATACCAGAAGACTAAATATGCTTTTGGCAGTTTTGGAAAAAAAATGCGGTTTTCGATTAGGAGTAAAAGATGTTTTCTTGAATATCACAGGAGGAATTAAAATGGATGATCCAAGTATGGACTTAGCCGTTGTGGCAGCCATTTTATCTTCCAATGAGGATTGTGCAGTGGATAAAAAAGTGGCTTTTTGTGGGGAAATAGGTTTAAATGGCGAAGTACGCCCTTCTAGAAAAATTGATCAAAGGATTTTGGAAGCTCAAAAGCTCGGTTTTTCAGATGTTTTTGTAAGCTCCTACTCAAAAATTGACAATCCTGATCAGTATCATGTAAAAATCAACTATGTAAGCTCTGTATTAGAACTTTATCATGCCTTATTTTAA
- a CDS encoding sterol desaturase family protein, whose translation MLEIISKAYSNYYQYLIKEITSPGLENYFYALILFSLAVWGLEIIHPWRKHQKIIRKDFFLDLFYMFFNFFIFNLILFIALSDMVHFGFQSLLAYLNISEQNLQLFNISEFPVAVGLLVFFLLSDFVQWGVHVTLHKVPFLWNFHKVHHSVKEMGFAAHLRYHWFETFAYKPIVYLLLVLIGGFEVSQVFLVHYFALLIGHLNHSNFEYDLGPLKYIFNNNKMHIWHHSKKLPKNHRFGMNFGISLSIWDYIFKTAYIPHDGRDIPLGFHKDEEMPKDFIGQELFPLTKKKLK comes from the coding sequence ATGCTAGAAATTATATCAAAAGCTTACAGTAATTATTACCAATATCTGATTAAGGAAATTACCAGCCCTGGATTAGAAAATTATTTCTATGCTTTAATACTTTTTTCACTTGCAGTTTGGGGTTTAGAGATCATTCATCCTTGGAGAAAGCACCAAAAAATTATTAGAAAAGATTTCTTTTTGGATCTCTTTTATATGTTTTTTAATTTTTTCATTTTTAACCTGATTCTTTTTATTGCACTTTCAGATATGGTGCATTTTGGTTTTCAAAGTCTTTTAGCCTATTTAAATATCTCAGAGCAGAATTTGCAATTATTCAATATTTCAGAATTTCCTGTGGCAGTTGGTTTGTTAGTCTTTTTTCTTTTATCAGACTTTGTGCAATGGGGTGTTCATGTTACTTTACATAAAGTTCCTTTTCTTTGGAATTTTCATAAAGTGCATCATTCTGTAAAAGAAATGGGCTTTGCTGCACACTTGCGTTATCATTGGTTTGAGACATTTGCCTATAAGCCAATAGTGTATTTATTGTTAGTATTGATAGGCGGTTTCGAGGTTTCTCAGGTATTTTTGGTGCATTATTTTGCTTTGTTAATTGGGCATTTGAATCATTCCAATTTTGAATACGATTTAGGACCTTTGAAATATATTTTTAATAATAACAAAATGCATATTTGGCACCACTCAAAAAAACTCCCTAAGAATCATCGTTTTGGAATGAATTTCGGAATTTCTTTGAGTATTTGGGATTATATTTTTAAAACAGCCTACATTCCTCACGATGGAAGAGATATCCCTTTGGGTTTTCATAAAGATGAAGAAATGCCAAAAGATTTTATAGGGCAAGAACTGTTTCCGCTCACCAAGAAGAAATTAAAATAA
- a CDS encoding anhydro-N-acetylmuramic acid kinase: protein MPQHILGIMSGTSCDGLDFCLSSFSKNNNKWEYQIHQTAFYPYSQEWKNKLLGAYFLSGKELIELEISFTKLQYHYILEFEKEFPNLQIDAIATHGHTVYHNPNEGYTLQITKGDLLSQLTKNPVVCNFRQQDVILGGQGAPLVPIGDQLLFSKYEACINLGGFANISLERQKERIAWDLCPFNHLLNREVSKMGLEYDNGGQIAQSGKLNEALLDKLNCVSYYSKKTPKSLSIENLESHFWAILDNFNQLSTQDKLHTLCVHFTEQISKEIDHKKNVLITGGGTYNQFFINKLREQTSCEIMIPNKELIDFKEALIFAFLGFLRFKNQINILSSVTGSLRDHSSGTIFYPI from the coding sequence ATGCCTCAACACATACTCGGAATCATGTCTGGAACCTCTTGTGATGGTTTAGACTTCTGCTTATCTTCTTTTTCAAAGAATAATAACAAGTGGGAATATCAAATTCATCAAACTGCTTTTTATCCCTATTCTCAGGAATGGAAAAATAAGCTTTTAGGAGCCTATTTTCTCTCGGGTAAAGAACTCATAGAACTTGAAATTTCCTTTACTAAACTACAATATCACTATATTTTAGAGTTTGAAAAAGAATTCCCAAATCTCCAAATTGATGCTATTGCAACGCATGGTCATACCGTGTACCACAACCCCAATGAGGGTTATACACTTCAAATTACCAAAGGTGATTTACTCTCACAGTTAACTAAAAATCCTGTGGTTTGTAATTTCAGACAACAAGATGTTATATTGGGCGGTCAAGGAGCGCCACTTGTTCCCATTGGCGACCAATTACTTTTCTCAAAATATGAAGCCTGTATCAACTTAGGAGGATTTGCCAATATTTCCTTAGAACGACAAAAAGAACGAATTGCTTGGGATCTCTGCCCGTTCAATCATTTGCTAAATAGAGAAGTTTCAAAAATGGGATTGGAGTATGATAATGGTGGACAAATTGCACAATCTGGAAAGCTCAACGAAGCCCTTTTAGATAAACTAAATTGTGTTTCCTACTACTCCAAAAAAACTCCTAAATCACTTTCTATTGAAAATCTCGAAAGTCATTTTTGGGCTATTTTAGACAACTTTAATCAGCTAAGCACCCAAGATAAACTCCATACCCTTTGCGTGCATTTCACAGAACAGATAAGTAAAGAAATTGATCATAAAAAAAATGTGCTAATCACAGGAGGAGGAACTTATAATCAATTTTTTATCAATAAACTTCGAGAGCAAACATCATGTGAAATAATGATTCCAAACAAGGAACTCATCGACTTTAAGGAGGCATTAATATTTGCCTTTTTAGGTTTTTTAAGATTTAAGAACCAAATCAATATCTTATCTTCGGTCACTGGTTCTTTGAGAGATCATTCTTCTGGAACTATTTTTTATCCTATTTGA
- a CDS encoding ATP-binding cassette domain-containing protein, producing MLEIKNITKNYEAFTALNNFSISVPKGSIYGILGPNGAGKTTFLRVLNQIIPATKGEIYWNDRLISREDLSKIGYLPEERGLYREMKVEDQLLYLAQLRGLDVKTAKANMNDWFKRLKIEGWNGKKLRELSKGMAQKIQFVATVIHEPEILILDEPFSGFDPVNANLIRDEIIRLNEEGVTILFSTHRMESVEDLCSHICLIHQSNKILDGKKTEIKNQFRNAIYLLEVNHQEALSFEENIHVLEQKQEGIFWQYKLDLSKIENPLQIVKNLPETVDFLAFKEHIPSMNEIFINAVAE from the coding sequence ATGTTAGAAATAAAAAACATTACTAAAAATTATGAAGCGTTTACGGCTTTAAATAATTTCTCCATTTCTGTTCCCAAAGGGAGTATTTATGGAATTCTAGGACCCAATGGAGCTGGAAAAACCACTTTCCTGCGTGTACTCAATCAAATTATCCCTGCCACAAAAGGCGAAATTTATTGGAATGATCGGCTGATTTCTAGAGAAGATCTTTCAAAAATTGGTTATTTACCCGAAGAGAGAGGCCTCTATAGAGAAATGAAGGTTGAGGATCAATTATTATATCTTGCTCAGTTAAGAGGTTTGGATGTTAAGACTGCAAAAGCCAATATGAATGATTGGTTCAAAAGACTTAAAATAGAAGGCTGGAATGGTAAAAAACTCAGGGAATTATCAAAAGGAATGGCTCAAAAAATTCAATTTGTTGCCACCGTTATTCACGAACCTGAAATACTCATTTTAGATGAGCCTTTTTCTGGTTTCGATCCTGTAAATGCGAATCTGATAAGAGACGAAATTATTCGTTTGAACGAGGAAGGAGTAACCATTTTATTTTCCACTCACCGCATGGAATCTGTGGAAGATTTATGCTCCCATATTTGTCTCATTCATCAATCCAACAAAATATTAGATGGTAAAAAGACCGAGATAAAAAATCAGTTCCGAAATGCGATTTATTTACTAGAGGTCAATCATCAAGAAGCACTTTCTTTTGAGGAAAATATTCATGTTCTTGAGCAGAAACAAGAAGGTATTTTTTGGCAATACAAATTGGATTTATCTAAAATAGAAAACCCATTGCAAATTGTGAAAAACCTTCCAGAAACTGTAGATTTTCTAGCTTTTAAGGAACATATTCCTAGTATGAATGAAATATTTATCAACGCTGTAGCAGAATAG